In Odontesthes bonariensis isolate fOdoBon6 chromosome 9, fOdoBon6.hap1, whole genome shotgun sequence, the following proteins share a genomic window:
- the LOC142388875 gene encoding rhodopsin kinase grk7a-like has product MGDLAGLDNLVANTAYLKAQQSDSKELRIQRVSMTLPKPKRSFADQAAVEMTYESLCEQQPIGRKLFQQFLLTSDLQCVAAAEFLEELSEWSFAEDGAKEKAKQRILAKFCQPQSCTFLSYLTGEDAEMCKALSVKNFDEAKMSQITEATRNFLKRKPFSEYLKSPFFYRFLQWKDCERQKITDKYFYEFRTLGKGGFGEVCAVQVKYTGQMYACKKLDKSRLKKKGGERLALLEKQILEKVNSLFVVNLAYAYENKTHLCLIMDLMSGGDLRFHIYELGERGLRMERVVYYTAQIITGILHLHSMDIIYRDLKPENVLLDGKGQCRLSDLGLAVELPKGKMICQKAGTAGYMAPEVLKQEYYRTSVDWWALGCSIYEMVAARLPFKDFREKVQNTEVSRRTLEDECKFEDKRFDAPTRDIISQFLKKKILYRLGCRDGDPRNHIFFKNISFHRLEAGLVKPPWVPNPNVVYAKNIDEFRDNSELKNVQFDARDAKFFKEFSTGAVSIQWQKEIINSGVFDDLNNSERNGLLRENGWKSRTCIIL; this is encoded by the exons ATGGGTGACCTAGCAGGGCTGGACAACTTGGTGGCCAACACAGCCTACCTGAAGGCTCAGCAGAGTGACTCGAAAGAGCTGAGAATACAGAGAGTATCCATGACGCTGCCCAAACCAAAGAGGTCCTTTGCTGACCAGGCAGCAGTGGAGATGACATACGAGTCACTTTGTGAGCAACAGCCCATTGGGAGGAAGTTATTCCAGCAATTtctcctgacctctgacctgcagTGTGTGGCTGCCGCTGAGTTCCTGGAGGAGCTCAGTGAGTGGAGCTTCGCTGAGGATGGAGCCAAAGAAAAGGCCAAGCAGAGGATACTTGCTAAGTTCTGTCAACCACAGTCTTGCACCTTCCTTTCCTACCTCACAGGAGAAGATGCCGAGATGTGCAAGGCTTTATCGGTGAAAAACTTTGATGAGGCGAAGATGAGCCAGATAACAGAAGCCACGAGGAACTTCTTGAAGAGGAAGCCTTTCTCGGAGTACCTGAAGAGCCCCTTCTTTTACAGGTTTCTGCAGTGGAAGGACTGTGAGAGGCAGAAGATCACTGACAAATACTTTTACGAGTTCAGGACTTTAGGAAAAGGTGGCTTTGGTGAG GTGTGTGCGGTGCAGGTGAAGTACACGGGCCAAATGTACGCCTGCAAGAAGCTGGACAAGAGCCGCCTGAAGAAGAAAGGGGGCGAGAGGCTCGCCCTTCTGGAGAAGCAAATCCTGGAAAAGGTCAACAGCCTCTTCGTTGTAAACCTGGCTTACGCTTATGAAAACAAAACCCACCTGTGCCTGATCATGGACTTGATGTCTGGGGGAGACCTCAGGTTTCATATCTACGAGTTGGGGGAGAGGGGCTTACGCATGGAGCGTGTTGTTTACTACACGGCCCAGATTATCACTGGAATCCTCCACCTGCACTCTATGGACATCATTTACCGTGACCTGAAGCCTGAGAATGTTCTGTTGGACGGTAAAGGCCAGTGTCGTCTGTCAGACCTTGGGTTGGCAGTGGAGCTGCCAAAGGGAAAAATGATCTGCCAGAAG GCTGGTACGGCAGGCTACATGGCTCCTGAGGTTCTGAAGCAGGAGTACTACCGCACGTCTGTGGACTGGTGGGCTCTGGGCTGCAGCATCTACGAGATGGTGGCCGCTCGCCTTCCTTTTAAAGACTTCAGGGAGAAGGTGCAGAATACTGAGGTGTCTCGTCGAACTCTGGAGGACGAGTGCAAGTTCGAAGACAAACGCTTTGATGCTCCCACCAGAGATATTATCAGCCAGTTTCTCAAGAAGAAGATTTTGTATCGTCTTGGGTGCCG TGATGGGGACCCACGAAACCATATCTTTTTCAAGAATATCAGTTTCCACCGCCTGGAGGCAGGGTTGGTGAAGCCCCCCTGGGTGCCAAACCCTAACGTGGTCTACGCCAAAAACATAGATGAGTTTCGGGACAACTCTGAGCTCAAGAATGTCCAATTCGATGCCAGGGATGCGAAATTCTTCAAGGAGTTCAGCACAGGTGCCGTTTCTATCCAGTGGCAGAAGGAAATAATTAACAGCGGAGTGTTTGACGATCTGAACAACTCGGAAAGGAATGGACTCCTGCGTGAGAACGGCTGGAAATCCAGGACGTGCATCATTTTGTAA
- the LOC142388877 gene encoding transmembrane protein 255B produces MTARIQGAAGKGQKAAPKSRASEVTVKVRRALWLVLGTLSLSMLLVVLGAYTTTRTESLNVTGYASGVILTIGSFLGLLGLLLEENRKQLVTASIVFLSFGIIASFLCLMIDGVGIVLDMDMRPLKAGRCQYYSSGSSYIYENYYTTVTCWSLKESCTMTVRSGTCFCCDLYDCANGGYLSNYYEFVGVQSCEEVFTLYVLIWTLAGLNLVAFFTGILTTAVLGSIKDFRRSGPATEPTESAASSPTAPLLMDANTHTVCQLHPGASVFSPSPETAVGSQGFLSSATPLTPLTSLLPHRVHVLSA; encoded by the exons ATGACTGCAAGGATTCAAGGAGCAGCGGGCAAAGGACAAAAAGCAGCGCCAAAGAGCCGAGCATCAG AGGTCACGGTGAAGGTCAGGAGAGCTCTGTGGTTGGTACTGGGCACGCTCAGTCTGTCCATGCTGTTGGTGGTGCTGGGAGCCTACACAACGACCCGCACAGAGAGCCTAAATGTGACCGGCTACGCCTCTGGAGTTATT CTCACCATCGGCTCTTTCCTGGGACTTCTGGGACTCCTCCTGGAAGAGAACCGCAAGCAGCTG GTGACAGCTTCCATCGTATTCCTCAGCTTCGGGATCATCGCCTCTTTTTTGTGCCTGATGATTGATGGCGTCGGTATCGTCTTAGATATG GACATGCGTCCACTGAAGGCAGGGAGGTGCCAGTATtacagcagcggcagcagctaCATCTACGAGAATTATTACACCACC GTCACGTGTTGGAGTTTGAAGGAGTCTTGTACCATGACGGTCCGAAGTGGGACCTGCTTCTGCTGCGACCTGTATGACTGCGCTAA TGGAGGCTATCTCAGCAACTACTATGAGTTTGTTGGAGTACAAAGCTGTGAGGAAGTCTTCACGCTGTATGTTTTGATTTGGACCCTTGCCGGCCTGAACCTCGTGGCCTTCTTCACAGGGATATTGACCACTGCAGTGCTGGGCAGCATCAAAGACTTT AGGAGGAGCGGCCCTGCGACCGAACCCACTGAGAGTGCAGCATCTTCTCCTACAGCTCCTCTGCTGATGGacgccaacacacacacagtatgccAGCTCCACCCA GGAGCGTCGGTCTTCTCCCCTTCGCCGGAAACGGCAGTTGGCTCGCAGGGTTTTCTTTCCTCAGCGACTCCCCTCACCCCGCTGACCAGCCTGCTGCCTCACAGAGTCCACGTCCTCTCTGCCTGA
- the rnf7 gene encoding RING-box protein 2, with protein sequence MDDGDEPGLVLSHNTSSGSKSSGDKMFSLKKWNAVAMWSWDVECDTCAICRVQVMDACLRCQAENKQEDCVVVWGECNHSFHNCCMSLWVKQNNRCPLCQQDWVVQRIGK encoded by the exons ATGGACGACGGTGACGAGCCGGGTTTAGTCCTCTCGCACAACACTTCTTCAGGCTCTAAGTCGAGTGGTGACAAGATGTTTTCCTTGAAGAAGTGGAATGCAGTGGCTATGTGGAGCTGGGACGTGGAGTGTGATACTTGCGCCATTTGTCGGGTACAAGTTATGG atgcaTGCCTTAGATGCCAGGCGGAAAATAAACAAGAGGACTGTGTTG TTGTTTGGGGAGAGTGCAACCACTCGTTTCACAACTGCTGCATGTCCCTTTGGGTGAAGCAGAACAATCGCTGTCCCCTCTGCCAACAAGACTGGGTGGTTCAGAGAATTGGCAAATGA